One segment of Paenibacillus rhizovicinus DNA contains the following:
- a CDS encoding response regulator, with protein sequence MIYVLILLLACGGLFLRLKRRQRENNRPVITEHVPAVTETSLPDRPRQDVIPIEPEPELPAREGEYAVLVADDQPLIRMLLKELFQQDGITVYEAGSGVAAVEAVRNHRVDFVLLDLNMPDMNGIEAIKQIRLLNETVEAAFITGYGDPELLNEAKRYGVHTCFTKPFDLDLVIMHVKDCWNSVKYRDGVVS encoded by the coding sequence ATGATTTATGTTCTCATTCTGCTGCTTGCTTGCGGCGGGCTATTCTTGCGCTTGAAACGCCGGCAGCGAGAGAATAATAGACCGGTTATCACCGAGCATGTCCCCGCCGTGACGGAGACTTCCCTGCCTGACCGACCGCGGCAGGATGTCATTCCGATCGAGCCGGAACCGGAGCTGCCGGCTCGCGAAGGAGAATACGCGGTTCTCGTCGCAGACGATCAGCCCTTGATCCGCATGTTGCTGAAGGAGCTGTTCCAACAGGACGGGATTACGGTCTACGAAGCCGGGAGCGGCGTGGCCGCCGTCGAAGCTGTCCGCAACCATCGCGTCGATTTCGTGCTGCTGGACTTGAACATGCCCGATATGAACGGAATCGAGGCAATCAAGCAGATCAGGCTGCTGAACGAAACCGTGGAAGCGGCCTTCATCACAGGCTACGGCGATCCCGAGCTGCTGAACGAAGCCAAACGCTACGGGGTGCATACGTGCTTTACGAAGCCGTTCGATCTCGATCTGGTGATAATGCATGTTAAGGATTGCTGGAATTCGGTGAAATACAGGGATGGAGTCGTTTCCTGA
- a CDS encoding phosphonate ABC transporter ATP-binding protein produces MIRISQLSKQIPGGPQVLSGVSFNIEPGEFIAVKGASGSGKSMLLKCLALKEKWSGGTYFVDGIDIFSKGIQGRLKVRREIAYLEEKPTLYANKTALKNVIIGAVGQTPFWRRMTGMMRNDDYMGAMDMIEKMGLIDKAHQKGDKLSGGEKQRIGMARALAHGAKTLLADEPVSGLDPHQAEQVLSDLKRMCRIQGVSVVAVMHQGDWAERFADRIIGLNDGRIVLDIKGRRMTEREKNLL; encoded by the coding sequence ATGATCAGAATATCGCAATTATCGAAACAAATACCGGGCGGGCCGCAAGTGCTCTCCGGCGTGAGCTTTAACATAGAGCCCGGCGAGTTCATCGCCGTGAAAGGCGCGAGCGGAAGCGGGAAATCCATGCTGCTCAAATGTCTGGCGCTGAAGGAGAAATGGAGCGGCGGCACATATTTCGTGGACGGCATCGATATTTTCAGCAAAGGCATACAAGGCCGTCTGAAAGTCCGCCGCGAGATCGCTTACTTGGAAGAGAAGCCGACGCTTTACGCGAACAAAACCGCGCTGAAGAACGTCATCATCGGGGCGGTCGGTCAGACGCCTTTCTGGCGCAGGATGACAGGCATGATGAGAAACGATGATTACATGGGCGCCATGGATATGATCGAGAAAATGGGACTGATCGACAAAGCCCATCAGAAAGGCGATAAGCTGAGCGGCGGCGAGAAGCAGCGGATCGGAATGGCACGGGCGCTTGCGCACGGCGCGAAGACGCTGCTGGCGGACGAGCCCGTATCGGGCCTCGACCCGCATCAAGCCGAGCAGGTTCTCTCGGATTTGAAGCGCATGTGCCGAATCCAAGGCGTATCCGTCGTTGCCGTCATGCACCAGGGCGACTGGGCGGAACGATTCGCCGACCGGATCATCGGGTTGAACGACGGCCGGATCGTGCTGGACATCAAGGGACGGAGAATGACGGAACGGGAGAAGAACCTGCTGTGA
- a CDS encoding HAD family hydrolase: protein MKQTILFDLDDTLIYCNKYFFFVIEQFTDSMMDWFRGYGVTAEEIRDKQTEIDIAGVHIVGFQSDHFPQSFIETYRYFSNLYGRSTSVMEEDLLWKLGRSVYEFQAEPYPFMEETLYELANRGHELHLYTGGELLIQTKKIKQMDLERYFGPRIYVRSKKNTEAMEGILQEGMFDRPSTWMIGNSLRTDVIPALTTGINAIHMKTDSEWVYNIVGVDVEPQGAFLTLEQLSDIPESIRNYVAQRLS, encoded by the coding sequence ATGAAACAAACTATTCTATTCGATCTCGATGATACGCTAATTTACTGCAACAAGTATTTCTTCTTCGTCATTGAACAATTTACGGACAGTATGATGGACTGGTTTCGAGGATATGGGGTAACCGCCGAGGAGATCCGCGACAAACAAACGGAAATCGATATTGCCGGCGTGCATATCGTCGGTTTCCAGAGCGATCACTTTCCACAATCGTTTATCGAAACTTATCGTTACTTCTCCAATCTGTACGGGCGTTCGACGTCCGTGATGGAAGAGGACTTGCTATGGAAACTCGGACGAAGCGTATATGAATTCCAAGCCGAGCCTTATCCATTTATGGAGGAAACGTTGTACGAGCTGGCGAACCGCGGCCATGAGCTTCATCTCTATACGGGCGGCGAGCTGCTCATTCAGACGAAGAAAATCAAACAAATGGATTTAGAGCGCTATTTCGGACCTCGCATCTACGTTCGCTCCAAGAAGAACACCGAAGCGATGGAGGGCATTTTGCAGGAAGGCATGTTCGATCGGCCGTCAACCTGGATGATCGGCAACTCCCTTCGGACCGACGTCATCCCCGCATTGACGACGGGCATCAATGCCATTCACATGAAAACCGACTCGGAATGGGTGTACAACATTGTCGGCGTCGACGTGGAGCCGCAAGGCGCATTTCTGACACTTGAACAGCTTTCGGACATTCCGGAGAGCATTCGGAACTATGTCGCGCAACGGCTGTCCTAA
- a CDS encoding DUF3298 and DUF4163 domain-containing protein, with product MAFHFQSPAVVQSSRVAFPKAELYVPVVSGLQSAASRNAINNKIRQTERELVHDQGSLSDPRAEMIGYFEVKTNEKNVLSLSVFNYAYTGGAHGLTLQESLTFDTGTGKSYALADLFKPGSDYVKRLSDLVRAQIAARQIETFEPFKSIRPDQPFYIADRSLVIYFALYEITPYAYGFPYFPISVYELSDIVNPNGPLGRMDVND from the coding sequence ATGGCATTCCATTTCCAAAGTCCGGCCGTCGTTCAATCCTCGCGGGTGGCGTTTCCCAAAGCCGAGCTGTACGTTCCTGTCGTCAGCGGACTTCAGAGCGCGGCGTCGCGCAACGCCATCAACAATAAAATCCGTCAGACCGAACGCGAGCTCGTTCACGACCAAGGCTCGCTCTCCGATCCGCGGGCGGAGATGATCGGCTATTTCGAAGTGAAGACGAACGAGAAAAACGTGCTCAGCCTTTCCGTGTTCAATTATGCCTATACCGGAGGGGCGCATGGCCTGACGCTGCAGGAATCGCTGACCTTCGATACGGGGACGGGGAAATCGTACGCGCTAGCCGACCTGTTCAAGCCAGGCAGCGATTATGTGAAGCGGCTGTCGGATCTGGTGCGCGCGCAAATCGCGGCACGGCAAATCGAAACCTTCGAACCGTTCAAGTCGATTCGGCCGGATCAACCCTTTTACATCGCGGACCGCTCATTGGTCATCTATTTCGCGCTTTATGAAATCACGCCCTACGCTTACGGATTTCCGTATTTTCCGATTTCCGTATACGAACTGAGCGACATCGTGAATCCGAACGGGCCCCTTGGCCGCATGGACGTGAACGATTAA
- a CDS encoding GNAT family N-acetyltransferase has translation MTENESVYPFELRLMREEELQAAHELELACYPVEAAATREAFTFRQKHFPGYFWSAWQEGVLVGLACGVRTADSSCESDAVKGAHGADNGGRHLCVLSVAVAESCRRHGLGMVLMKALIRQAAADGLESIVLMCEEHLIAFYERLGFRYEGRSASEHGGMHWHEMKLLLA, from the coding sequence GTGACCGAAAATGAATCCGTTTACCCGTTCGAGCTGCGTCTGATGCGAGAAGAAGAGCTTCAAGCGGCGCATGAGCTGGAGCTCGCCTGCTATCCGGTCGAAGCAGCCGCGACAAGGGAAGCTTTTACGTTCCGGCAGAAACATTTCCCGGGCTATTTCTGGTCCGCGTGGCAGGAGGGAGTTCTCGTCGGTCTCGCCTGCGGCGTGCGGACCGCCGACAGCAGCTGCGAATCGGATGCCGTCAAGGGCGCCCATGGCGCCGACAACGGCGGCAGGCATCTGTGCGTGCTGTCCGTTGCGGTTGCCGAGTCATGCCGAAGGCACGGCCTGGGGATGGTGTTGATGAAAGCCTTGATTCGCCAAGCGGCGGCCGATGGGCTTGAATCGATTGTCCTGATGTGCGAGGAGCATCTGATCGCGTTCTATGAACGGCTTGGTTTCCGCTATGAAGGCCGTTCCGCATCCGAGCATGGCGGCATGCATTGGCATGAAATGAAGCTGCTGCTGGCCTGA